A genomic window from Candidatus Bathyarchaeota archaeon includes:
- a CDS encoding cation-translocating P-type ATPase: MKQKPWAHDPAKNLARLNVSKESGLEENEVLKRHSKYGKNILVSAKKRSLWEILVEQFKSLLIVLLLVATLISIVFGEITQGIAIAVVLAINTAIGFFTELKAVRSVEALRKIGQVKTKVRRKGQVKEVPAEELVPGDIVILEAGDIVTADIRLLEASKLQADESTLTGESLPVGKSIESIEPEVPLADRSNMLFKGTSVIRGSGEGVVVSIGMETELGKIGSLVEAVEEQETPLERKLESFGRKMFAVIMVVAVAVTIIGIISGRDVLVMVETGIALAIATVPEGLPVVATIALARGVWRMAQRNALINRLSSVETLGTTTVIDTDKTGTLTENQMTVANIALDSFEIEISGEGLQTDGKFIIKGSRIEPRDQKVLKELIINGMLCNNASLNTDAEGKIEASGEPLEVALLVAGAKAGLERKKLLEKLPEVEEKAFDPDIKMMATVHREDKKYRFAVKGAPESLFDVSTHVLTEDGKKPFTNEIKEKWQKQTDKMAKDGLRLLAVATKTMESKEADAYQDLSLLGVVGMLDPPRKGVKEALKLCKNAGISVVMVTGDHPQTAKNIALKVGLIDDDQSYTVLGQELADVEKLSEAEKKRLLEAPIFARVSPEQKLNLVSLQQRSGAVVAMTGDGVNDAPALKKADIGIAMGQRGTQVAREAADMVLKDDNFSSIISAIHSGREIFNNIRNFVFYLLSCNVSEVMIITIATLLGLQLPILPLQILYLNMITDVFPALALGVGKGDINIMNRPPRNPDESLLRKSHWRDMLIYGGIMAASVIVAFVLSLTWFGFDYQTSVTISFLTLAFTQLVHVFNMRDDASGFLHNNISSNRYVWIALALCTALLLITPYFAPLAAALKVNKLNSIGWSLVAVFSTLVWIIGQISIEVRKKFKKTGKR, from the coding sequence ATGAAACAGAAACCGTGGGCTCATGACCCAGCCAAAAATTTAGCGAGGTTGAATGTTTCAAAAGAAAGTGGCCTTGAAGAAAATGAGGTTTTGAAAAGGCACAGTAAATATGGAAAAAACATTTTGGTTAGTGCTAAAAAACGAAGCCTATGGGAAATCCTTGTTGAACAATTCAAATCGTTGTTAATTGTGTTACTTCTTGTTGCAACTCTGATATCAATAGTTTTTGGGGAAATTACTCAAGGGATTGCTATAGCAGTAGTTTTGGCTATAAATACTGCAATTGGCTTTTTTACGGAACTGAAAGCTGTACGTTCGGTAGAGGCACTTCGAAAAATTGGGCAAGTTAAAACCAAAGTCCGACGCAAAGGTCAAGTTAAAGAGGTACCTGCTGAAGAGCTCGTGCCTGGAGATATTGTTATTCTCGAAGCTGGAGACATAGTAACTGCCGATATTCGACTGCTTGAGGCATCAAAGCTACAGGCTGATGAATCAACACTCACTGGAGAATCATTACCAGTGGGAAAGAGTATTGAATCGATTGAGCCTGAAGTGCCTCTTGCTGACCGTTCAAATATGTTATTCAAAGGAACATCAGTCATTAGGGGTAGCGGAGAGGGGGTAGTTGTAAGCATTGGTATGGAGACTGAGTTAGGCAAAATTGGCTCATTGGTTGAAGCGGTGGAGGAACAGGAAACTCCGTTAGAACGTAAACTGGAATCTTTTGGACGAAAAATGTTTGCTGTCATAATGGTTGTTGCTGTAGCTGTTACAATAATAGGGATAATCTCTGGAAGAGACGTATTGGTTATGGTGGAAACCGGGATAGCTTTAGCTATCGCAACAGTTCCTGAAGGGTTACCCGTTGTTGCTACAATTGCTTTAGCTCGCGGAGTTTGGCGCATGGCACAACGAAACGCGTTAATAAATCGTCTTTCTTCGGTAGAAACATTAGGCACTACCACAGTGATTGACACCGATAAAACTGGAACGTTAACAGAAAACCAGATGACTGTGGCCAATATTGCTTTAGATTCTTTTGAGATAGAAATAAGTGGCGAAGGACTTCAGACAGATGGAAAATTTATTATAAAAGGCTCAAGAATTGAGCCAAGAGATCAAAAAGTTCTGAAGGAACTCATTATCAATGGCATGTTATGTAACAACGCATCTTTAAACACTGATGCAGAAGGAAAAATTGAAGCAAGCGGAGAGCCACTAGAAGTTGCTCTTCTTGTAGCTGGAGCAAAAGCGGGTCTCGAAAGAAAGAAGCTTCTAGAGAAGTTGCCTGAAGTAGAGGAAAAGGCTTTTGACCCAGATATTAAGATGATGGCAACAGTTCACAGAGAAGATAAAAAATATCGATTTGCGGTGAAGGGCGCGCCAGAAAGCCTTTTTGATGTTTCCACCCATGTTTTAACGGAAGATGGAAAAAAACCGTTTACTAATGAAATCAAAGAAAAATGGCAAAAACAAACGGACAAGATGGCTAAAGATGGTTTACGGTTGTTGGCTGTTGCCACCAAAACGATGGAATCTAAAGAAGCTGATGCATATCAGGATCTTTCTCTATTGGGTGTAGTTGGTATGTTAGATCCACCACGTAAAGGTGTGAAAGAAGCTCTTAAACTATGTAAGAATGCTGGCATATCTGTTGTAATGGTAACTGGTGATCACCCTCAAACTGCCAAAAACATTGCTTTGAAAGTTGGGCTTATTGATGATGATCAGTCATATACTGTTTTAGGGCAAGAATTAGCAGACGTCGAAAAGCTGTCGGAGGCAGAAAAGAAACGATTATTAGAAGCACCTATTTTTGCTAGAGTTAGCCCAGAACAAAAGTTGAATTTGGTTTCTCTTCAACAAAGAAGTGGCGCAGTTGTGGCCATGACAGGAGATGGAGTGAATGATGCTCCTGCGCTAAAGAAAGCAGACATCGGGATTGCTATGGGTCAGAGAGGAACACAAGTAGCAAGAGAAGCAGCAGACATGGTCCTTAAAGATGATAATTTTTCGTCTATAATTTCGGCGATTCACTCAGGGCGGGAAATATTCAATAATATTCGCAATTTTGTGTTTTATTTGCTTTCCTGTAATGTAAGCGAAGTCATGATTATCACGATAGCAACATTGCTTGGTTTGCAGTTGCCAATTTTGCCGCTTCAAATTCTTTATTTAAACATGATTACCGACGTTTTTCCAGCTCTCGCACTTGGGGTAGGAAAAGGAGACATAAATATAATGAATCGCCCTCCCCGAAATCCAGACGAGTCCCTATTGAGGAAATCACATTGGCGAGACATGCTTATTTATGGAGGTATCATGGCGGCATCAGTTATTGTTGCTTTCGTTTTGTCATTAACTTGGTTTGGTTTTGATTATCAAACTTCAGTAACTATTTCTTTTTTGACGCTTGCTTTTACTCAGTTAGTACATGTTTTTAATATGCGTGATGATGCTTCGGGGTTTTTGCATAATAATATTTCATCTAACCGCTATGTTTGGATTGCTTTAGCCCTTTGTACAGCATTGCTTTTAATTACCCCCTATTTTGCTCCGTTAGCTGCAGCCCTAAAAGTAAATAAACTTAATTCGATAGGTTGGAGTTTGGTCGCTGTTTTCAGCACCTTAGTCTGGATTATTGGTCAAATTAGCATAGAGGTTAGAAAAAAATTCAAAAAAACTGGAAAACGCTAA
- the brxL gene encoding protease Lon-related BREX system protein BrxL, whose protein sequence is MSELDNIDQLAASSLEGYLVRKDLVRTFSRQFPVPTYVVEFLLGRYCASTNQKEIEEGLEIVQRQLESRTVKAGEEELFKSRARENGEVKLIDIITARLDARTDSYIATLPSLQLTDARIPDETVRNHERMLTGGFYAEITLSYDAAIAQENKGRPFGIENLREIQLSKHDILDILANARENFTTEEWKLFLLRSIGIEPTSLSEKAKNALLLRMVPFVERNYNLVELGPRGTGKSHLFQQISPYAHLISGGKATVAKMFVNNSTGQRGLVCQYDVVCFDEISGISFDQKDGVNIMKGYMESGEFSRGKESIRADGSIVMVGNFEIDVEHQQRIGHLFGPLPEEIKNDTAFMDRIHAYLPGWDVPKIRKEILTNHFGLVSDFLSECWNQLRDQSRLPAIQNRAHYGGALSGRDINAVNKTVSGLLKLLYPASNSYIPDDEIEWAIRIGMEARRRVKEQQKRIGSAEFRNTHFSYVMGIDGIEKFVSTPELQSQNNIGGDPLEPGQIWAISPDGIDQHPGLYRIEVNEGPGTGVKILNKPVPPAFRESVNYAEQNLYARSVQLVGDKDPRNHEFTVQLRAFDVSKSGAKLGVPTLIALCTALLKKSVRGGLIVVGEITLGGSIEHLSNPVSIAEIAVEKGATGLLMPVSCRRQLFDLPDDMATKIAILFYADARDALIKAIEQ, encoded by the coding sequence ATGAGCGAATTGGATAATATAGATCAACTGGCTGCCTCTTCGTTGGAAGGATATCTGGTTAGAAAAGACCTTGTTCGGACATTCAGTAGACAATTTCCTGTACCAACATATGTAGTTGAATTCCTTTTAGGTCGCTACTGTGCAAGCACCAATCAAAAAGAAATTGAAGAAGGACTAGAAATCGTCCAACGCCAATTAGAATCAAGAACTGTCAAAGCTGGAGAAGAAGAACTCTTCAAATCAAGAGCAAGAGAAAATGGTGAAGTAAAACTCATTGATATCATAACAGCTAGATTAGATGCGCGAACGGACTCTTACATAGCAACCTTACCAAGCCTGCAGCTAACTGATGCCCGCATACCAGATGAAACCGTAAGAAATCATGAACGAATGCTAACAGGAGGTTTCTACGCCGAAATCACGTTAAGCTATGACGCAGCTATAGCCCAAGAAAACAAAGGTCGCCCTTTCGGAATTGAAAACCTTCGGGAAATTCAACTCTCTAAACATGACATTCTGGACATATTGGCCAATGCAAGAGAGAACTTCACCACCGAAGAATGGAAACTATTTTTATTGCGCAGCATAGGAATTGAGCCCACCTCTTTATCAGAAAAAGCCAAGAACGCCTTACTTCTTCGAATGGTTCCTTTCGTAGAAAGAAATTACAACCTTGTTGAATTAGGACCTCGTGGCACAGGAAAAAGCCACCTCTTTCAGCAGATCTCCCCATATGCTCATCTGATTTCAGGAGGCAAAGCCACTGTTGCTAAAATGTTTGTAAACAACTCAACAGGTCAAAGAGGGCTTGTTTGCCAATACGACGTAGTTTGTTTCGATGAGATTTCCGGAATATCCTTTGACCAAAAAGACGGCGTCAACATAATGAAAGGATACATGGAATCAGGTGAATTCAGCAGAGGAAAAGAAAGCATCCGAGCTGATGGCAGCATAGTTATGGTAGGTAACTTTGAAATAGATGTCGAACATCAGCAACGCATAGGGCACCTTTTCGGTCCATTACCTGAAGAAATAAAGAACGATACCGCATTTATGGACCGTATACATGCTTATCTGCCCGGCTGGGATGTACCAAAAATTAGAAAAGAAATACTTACAAACCATTTTGGCCTTGTAAGCGATTTTCTATCAGAATGTTGGAACCAACTCCGCGATCAAAGTAGATTACCAGCAATCCAAAATCGAGCACATTATGGAGGAGCACTAAGTGGACGGGACATTAACGCAGTCAATAAAACAGTCAGTGGACTTCTAAAACTTCTTTATCCTGCAAGCAATTCCTACATACCTGACGATGAAATTGAATGGGCAATACGAATTGGAATGGAAGCAAGACGCCGAGTAAAAGAGCAACAAAAAAGAATTGGCTCAGCCGAGTTTAGAAACACCCATTTCAGTTATGTTATGGGTATAGACGGTATTGAAAAATTTGTATCCACACCAGAACTCCAAAGCCAAAATAATATAGGCGGAGACCCTCTAGAGCCCGGACAAATTTGGGCTATTAGCCCAGATGGAATTGATCAACATCCAGGACTGTACCGAATAGAAGTCAATGAAGGACCAGGAACAGGCGTAAAAATTCTCAACAAGCCTGTACCGCCAGCTTTCCGAGAAAGCGTCAACTACGCAGAGCAAAATCTGTATGCACGTTCTGTACAGTTGGTAGGGGATAAGGATCCAAGAAACCACGAGTTTACGGTCCAGTTAAGAGCCTTTGACGTCTCTAAATCTGGCGCAAAACTAGGAGTACCAACTCTAATTGCACTTTGCACTGCATTATTAAAAAAGAGTGTTCGGGGTGGATTAATTGTTGTTGGAGAAATCACTTTGGGTGGCTCTATTGAACATCTAAGTAATCCTGTTTCAATTGCTGAAATAGCCGTTGAAAAAGGTGCAACAGGATTGCTGATGCCAGTGTCTTGCCGTCGTCAGCTATTTGATTTACCCGATGATATGGCAACTAAGATTGCTATTCTATTCTATGCAGATGCACGAGACGCTCTAATAAAAGCCATAGAACAGTAG
- the pglZ gene encoding BREX-1 system phosphatase PglZ type B, translating into MLLIDSFIKKIRAAGSYNSDMQACPICILWPDSECQWENVIPILMSKLPELLILGDYDPENRTGPAIWLRCVIAGKLDDVKIPSERTPILYLPGVSRQDLRDVERITDRLKPLAELQYHGTIWSQINSKDWTILAFLKSEQGGLGLDVAQDNGTKNAMLNALDPLLNRDIEALQGKRLDQDFFNNLLADDYERYMLHWLDQGDAFKSTISEKKWQAFMEICESKLGFNPEKDGILTGATRLASHDLRWQPVWERFCEAPKRYGNIPNRIRNCKPPTSMDWFNPGKTVYDRWPQWNDAQEKNLRQNLMSVDKFTPPEAREKILELEKDHRTRRTLIWAELGEAPLAQALEHLAVLAKITEKPLIVGTINFIANEYQTTGWQADDAMLQALFCVEKQEDIEAITKVIRAIYTPWAEKSARYLQKTVDEQGYPTTYLEPSKDPKYTDNECILFVDGLRFDVAKRLARLLKQSGYQIEEEPRWAPLPSVTSTGKPAVTPVKNKICGKDATNDFEPCVAESGQSLKSYHLKKLLTDAGWQILDSKMNGNGDGNAWCEFGDIDREGHERGCELAKHIDNILKDIRDRVAQLFAAGWKKVRIVTDHGWLLLPGNLPKIELPKAQTLTKWGRCAAIKPGAVTQECLYPWYWNPTQHFALADGISCFRNGMEYDHGGLSVQECLTLEIKVSPKLSHITHITPEITDVIWKGLRCNIAVDSVFEGLSVDIRTQPGNSSSSVIFSTKCLRDDGTASVVVENEDLEGTRATIVLINKKGELVTQVDTIIGGEKR; encoded by the coding sequence ATGCTATTGATAGATAGCTTCATTAAAAAAATACGAGCCGCTGGTAGCTACAATTCGGACATGCAGGCATGTCCAATATGCATCCTTTGGCCTGATAGCGAATGCCAGTGGGAAAACGTAATTCCAATCTTGATGTCCAAGTTACCCGAACTCTTAATCCTAGGAGATTATGACCCTGAAAACCGCACTGGACCTGCAATATGGCTACGTTGTGTCATTGCAGGAAAATTAGATGATGTTAAAATACCCAGCGAAAGAACACCCATTCTCTATTTACCCGGAGTCAGTCGCCAAGATCTCCGAGATGTTGAACGTATAACCGATAGGCTCAAACCACTTGCAGAACTTCAATACCATGGAACTATTTGGTCACAAATAAACTCCAAAGATTGGACTATACTTGCGTTTCTCAAGTCTGAACAAGGTGGCTTAGGGTTAGATGTTGCTCAGGACAACGGAACTAAGAACGCCATGCTCAACGCTCTTGACCCTCTTCTCAACAGGGATATAGAAGCACTCCAAGGAAAAAGGCTAGATCAAGACTTTTTCAATAACCTTCTTGCAGACGATTATGAACGTTATATGCTTCATTGGCTAGATCAAGGTGATGCCTTTAAGTCAACAATAAGTGAGAAAAAATGGCAAGCATTTATGGAGATATGCGAATCAAAGTTGGGATTCAATCCTGAAAAAGACGGCATTCTTACAGGTGCTACAAGATTAGCATCTCATGATCTTCGATGGCAACCTGTGTGGGAAAGATTCTGTGAAGCACCTAAAAGATATGGAAACATCCCTAACAGAATTAGAAATTGTAAACCCCCAACAAGTATGGACTGGTTTAATCCAGGCAAAACAGTATATGACAGATGGCCACAATGGAATGATGCGCAAGAAAAAAATCTCCGCCAAAATTTGATGTCTGTAGATAAATTTACTCCCCCTGAAGCCAGAGAAAAAATTCTAGAACTTGAAAAAGACCATAGAACAAGAAGAACATTAATTTGGGCAGAATTGGGCGAAGCTCCACTTGCTCAAGCATTGGAGCACCTTGCAGTCCTTGCTAAAATTACTGAAAAGCCTCTAATCGTGGGCACGATTAATTTCATAGCAAATGAATATCAAACCACAGGTTGGCAGGCAGACGATGCAATGCTACAAGCCCTTTTTTGTGTCGAAAAACAAGAGGACATAGAGGCGATCACGAAAGTTATCCGTGCAATCTATACTCCATGGGCAGAAAAATCAGCTAGATACCTTCAAAAAACCGTGGATGAACAAGGCTATCCAACAACTTACTTAGAACCTTCCAAAGATCCTAAATACACAGACAACGAGTGCATCCTTTTTGTTGATGGGTTACGGTTTGACGTTGCTAAAAGACTTGCTAGACTGCTTAAACAATCCGGATATCAAATTGAAGAAGAACCCAGATGGGCTCCACTACCTAGCGTAACATCAACTGGCAAACCTGCAGTAACACCAGTAAAAAATAAAATATGCGGCAAAGACGCCACTAACGATTTCGAACCGTGTGTTGCAGAATCAGGTCAATCTCTCAAAAGCTACCACCTTAAAAAACTATTAACTGACGCAGGATGGCAAATCCTAGACAGCAAAATGAATGGTAATGGAGACGGTAACGCATGGTGCGAATTCGGTGATATCGACCGTGAAGGCCATGAAAGGGGTTGCGAACTGGCAAAACATATTGATAACATCTTGAAAGACATCAGAGACAGAGTGGCACAACTTTTTGCTGCAGGATGGAAAAAAGTTCGAATCGTAACTGACCACGGATGGTTACTGTTACCAGGTAATCTTCCAAAAATTGAATTACCCAAGGCTCAAACATTAACTAAATGGGGCCGATGCGCTGCAATCAAACCAGGAGCTGTAACCCAAGAGTGTTTATATCCATGGTACTGGAATCCGACACAACATTTTGCACTTGCAGATGGTATAAGTTGTTTCCGTAACGGTATGGAATATGATCATGGAGGCCTCAGTGTTCAGGAATGCTTAACTCTTGAAATCAAAGTTTCACCTAAATTATCGCACATTACTCACATCACACCCGAAATAACTGATGTAATCTGGAAAGGGCTACGGTGCAACATTGCAGTAGATAGTGTGTTCGAGGGACTATCTGTAGATATTCGTACACAACCAGGAAATTCGTCATCTAGCGTAATATTTAGTACAAAATGTTTGAGAGATGATGGAACAGCCTCGGTTGTAGTTGAAAACGAAGATTTAGAAGGAACGCGAGCTACCATAGTGCTTATCAATAAAAAGGGGGAGCTCGTTACACAAGTTGACACAATTATTGGAGGCGAAAAGAGATGA
- the brxC gene encoding BREX system P-loop protein BrxC: protein MINQEIYQRDPSALKLVNEGVANVNDEKTSQAMAILRYELETFVCEGEYERGLEHILETYLMNIEQAQQPGVWISGFYGSGKSHLVKMLRALWIDTAFEHGTTARSIADLPQNILDLLKELNTQAKRYGGLHAASGTLGASASESVRLALLRIIFKSVDLPEQYPVARFVMWLKKEGIYDAVRKDLEQNGFKWDEELANFYVAEELPKSLVKIKPNLFPSPAICREILRNQYPHDSARDISIDDMVKAIRKALGTDGKFPLTLIALDEVQQFIGDSIQRSLDVQQVVEACCAKFGGKLMFIGTGQTAVTGTSNLRKLEGRFTIRVELSDTDVDAVIRKVILAKKPDAISSINKILQTNIGEISRHLSGTTLAHRQIDNEYFVQDYPILPVRRRFWENTLRVLDQTGTASQLRNQLSMVHKVIQTNLTEELGNVVPADYLYFDSADKMLQARILPRNVHEKTMSWRNSPDEDKRLMARACGLIFLINKLASKNKEIGIKANVDTLADLMVENLPEGSSTLRSKLPTILNNCELLMKVGDEYRIQTQESTAWIDEFQSQKGILANESHRIEAERDDRIRLHFAKLVKTLSMTQGKSKVTREISPLFNVQLPADHDKKVYVWVRDGWNIDDASVLADARQARDQSPTIFVFVPKRSADDLRQNIIDYKAANATLEKRGIPNTAEGIDAHAAMETTYRTADSRIEELLGEIFSGARVYQGGGNEILGNSLQDIILEAAEKSFKRLYPQFDTADHTGWGTVYTRAKAGAPDALKAVNYTGEPAKHPVCKSILGFIAGGKRGTEIRTNFEEAPYGWSRDALDGSIQVLLTNGLILAQDDRGQRIDPRELERKAIGKVMFKVESTTVSTEQRLQIRKLFQIVGIPTKPEEELKNTPQFLDKMQELAENAGGEAPKPVQPDTSSLDEIRRTAGNEQLIAIYNRHEELAQNFNEWSKLAANIEKNWKLWLNLQELLEYADTVKEGDEALQQAQVIEDQRLLLAEPNLIIPLIKPLEEILRKKLTESNQGYISELKHKTELLERDPTWQELTEDTQEEIKEKCDINPIEPISVGTRSELIKELDERSIQSWNERTYALTERFARAREMAAKELEPKTQIVDIPRQTIKTEEDIESWLQEVKKLLKAALKKGPIIIR from the coding sequence ATGATAAATCAAGAAATATACCAAAGAGACCCAAGTGCCCTCAAACTTGTTAACGAAGGGGTAGCAAACGTAAACGATGAAAAAACAAGCCAAGCTATGGCTATACTACGCTATGAACTAGAAACCTTTGTTTGCGAAGGAGAATACGAAAGAGGTCTTGAACATATCCTTGAAACATACCTCATGAACATCGAACAAGCACAACAACCAGGGGTCTGGATAAGCGGCTTTTATGGTTCAGGCAAATCTCATCTGGTAAAAATGCTTAGAGCTCTATGGATAGACACAGCTTTTGAACATGGAACAACAGCACGGAGCATAGCTGACCTACCACAAAACATCCTTGACTTACTCAAGGAACTTAACACACAAGCTAAACGATATGGGGGATTACATGCAGCTTCTGGAACTCTTGGAGCTAGCGCCAGCGAAAGCGTTCGCCTAGCCCTTCTAAGAATTATCTTCAAATCTGTCGACCTTCCGGAACAGTATCCTGTCGCTCGTTTCGTAATGTGGCTAAAAAAGGAAGGAATCTATGACGCTGTCCGAAAAGATCTGGAACAAAACGGATTCAAGTGGGACGAAGAACTCGCAAATTTTTATGTCGCCGAAGAGCTACCCAAATCACTAGTCAAAATCAAACCAAACCTTTTCCCTTCACCAGCTATTTGCAGGGAAATTCTCAGAAATCAATACCCCCACGACAGCGCACGCGACATATCCATCGACGATATGGTAAAAGCCATTCGGAAAGCCTTAGGAACAGACGGTAAATTCCCGCTCACTCTAATCGCTCTCGATGAAGTCCAACAATTCATTGGAGATAGCATTCAACGCTCATTGGACGTTCAACAAGTTGTAGAAGCATGTTGTGCCAAGTTTGGTGGCAAACTAATGTTTATCGGCACAGGACAAACAGCAGTTACGGGGACATCAAACTTAAGGAAACTAGAAGGCAGATTCACCATCCGGGTAGAATTATCAGACACTGATGTAGATGCAGTAATTCGCAAAGTAATTCTCGCAAAAAAACCTGATGCAATTTCTTCTATTAACAAGATATTGCAAACTAACATAGGCGAAATTTCACGTCACCTTTCAGGAACTACACTTGCACACAGACAAATAGACAACGAATACTTTGTTCAAGATTACCCCATCCTACCAGTTCGCCGCAGGTTCTGGGAAAACACTCTACGTGTCTTGGATCAAACTGGAACTGCTAGTCAACTTAGAAACCAACTAAGCATGGTTCACAAAGTCATTCAAACTAACTTAACCGAAGAATTAGGAAATGTAGTCCCAGCAGATTACCTTTACTTTGACTCTGCAGACAAAATGCTCCAAGCCCGAATTCTACCCCGAAACGTCCATGAAAAGACAATGAGTTGGAGAAATTCCCCAGATGAAGATAAACGTCTCATGGCTCGTGCCTGCGGCTTGATATTCCTTATCAACAAACTCGCATCTAAAAACAAGGAGATAGGCATCAAAGCAAACGTTGACACACTCGCTGACTTAATGGTAGAAAACCTACCGGAAGGAAGCAGCACACTACGCAGTAAACTCCCAACCATTCTCAACAATTGCGAACTGCTAATGAAAGTCGGAGACGAATACCGCATCCAAACACAAGAGAGCACAGCTTGGATTGATGAATTCCAAAGCCAAAAAGGAATACTAGCAAATGAAAGCCATCGCATTGAAGCTGAACGTGACGACCGCATTCGGCTACATTTCGCAAAATTAGTAAAAACACTCTCTATGACCCAAGGAAAATCCAAAGTAACACGTGAAATCTCCCCACTTTTTAATGTTCAACTTCCCGCTGACCATGACAAAAAAGTATACGTGTGGGTTCGTGATGGTTGGAACATAGATGATGCCTCTGTTCTAGCTGATGCCCGTCAAGCCAGAGATCAATCTCCCACCATTTTCGTATTCGTACCAAAACGGTCCGCAGATGATCTACGTCAAAATATTATAGACTACAAAGCAGCTAACGCAACATTAGAGAAAAGAGGCATCCCCAACACAGCTGAAGGCATAGACGCTCATGCAGCAATGGAAACAACCTACCGAACTGCTGACAGCAGAATAGAAGAGCTGCTTGGCGAAATCTTTTCTGGAGCTCGTGTTTACCAAGGCGGAGGAAACGAGATCCTAGGTAACAGCCTCCAAGACATTATACTGGAAGCAGCTGAAAAATCATTCAAACGGCTGTACCCACAGTTTGACACTGCAGATCACACAGGGTGGGGAACAGTTTATACTCGTGCAAAAGCAGGCGCCCCTGACGCCCTAAAGGCAGTAAATTATACCGGAGAACCAGCTAAACATCCAGTCTGCAAAAGCATACTCGGATTTATTGCAGGCGGCAAGAGAGGAACGGAAATCCGTACAAACTTTGAAGAAGCCCCTTATGGTTGGTCCCGAGATGCCTTAGATGGAAGCATTCAAGTACTATTAACAAATGGGCTTATTCTTGCACAAGATGATCGAGGACAAAGAATAGATCCAAGAGAACTGGAACGAAAAGCTATCGGTAAAGTAATGTTCAAAGTAGAGTCAACGACAGTTTCTACAGAACAAAGACTCCAAATACGCAAATTATTCCAGATAGTAGGAATTCCAACAAAACCCGAAGAAGAACTAAAAAACACACCTCAATTCCTAGACAAAATGCAAGAACTGGCTGAAAACGCTGGAGGTGAAGCACCAAAACCAGTCCAACCAGACACTTCATCTCTTGATGAAATACGCCGGACAGCTGGAAACGAACAACTAATTGCCATTTACAATCGACATGAAGAACTTGCTCAAAACTTCAACGAATGGAGCAAACTTGCAGCTAACATCGAGAAAAATTGGAAACTTTGGCTAAATCTTCAAGAATTACTCGAATACGCCGACACCGTAAAAGAGGGAGATGAAGCACTACAACAAGCACAAGTAATTGAAGATCAACGCCTTTTACTTGCAGAACCTAATTTAATTATTCCTTTAATCAAACCACTAGAAGAAATACTTCGAAAAAAACTCACAGAAAGCAACCAAGGATACATATCAGAACTAAAACACAAAACAGAACTACTGGAAAGAGACCCAACTTGGCAAGAACTAACTGAGGACACCCAAGAAGAAATCAAAGAAAAATGTGACATAAACCCTATAGAGCCAATATCTGTAGGAACACGTTCTGAACTGATTAAAGAACTCGATGAACGCTCTATCCAATCATGGAACGAACGAACTTATGCATTAACAGAACGTTTCGCCCGCGCTCGCGAAATGGCCGCAAAAGAGCTAGAACCAAAAACACAGATTGTAGATATTCCACGCCAAACAATTAAAACCGAGGAAGACATAGAATCATGGCTACAAGAAGTGAAAAAACTCCTCAAGGCTGCACTCAAAAAAGGACCGATAATAATTCGTTAG